One window of the Anguilla rostrata isolate EN2019 chromosome 13, ASM1855537v3, whole genome shotgun sequence genome contains the following:
- the znf335 gene encoding zinc finger protein 335 isoform X9 has protein sequence MDSEENAVESSSDAGPSGLEEPSESGMGMETSEAMSADSSDTAAVHALTPESDSHVGQSSEGLVELIPETSSSTDVRGMIHLPDSSSVAQSTSVSSVSTVTQSILVSESAQVLVHSSVVSDGGMIVSDSTASTSSDLGSAIDKIIESTIGPDIMNGCIAVTSAEDGGAETTQYLILQGPDDGAPMVSQMSSSALSSRITIEALGEGPTSTCLEQSELGGRRRGSLPDLEAMDPDQPDQPGHSGYVACSADNSGQHHTHGYGDCAGGDDSNQSQHSQYAECSAGHSHYLDLVRQDDPGDSRYIDCSADNSDRAQRYGACVTGAADQPQCSRYADCGADAPDQTQNSQDRDEACCYMDCGVPQGSIYGAGRSLDCPDQPQHSHYADYGPDQQGQYIGSTGEYAPPPGREAVPNRDPQGGPGAEGPSEGTGLAEAQGSNEAEGSGLPGPIRDRPPNLEELEEMMEVVVVQQFKCKMCPYKSISKDTLINHMRDKHFRHTGAPPPKKRGRGRPRRSESAAAQKAEVKTEEPAEEEEDDIMDAGAIDDPADDSDYNPADEDCRGRPPALLRSVPASSSGTVERPRRRVVRPRKFPYAAGGRGHARGMAAVTMEASVGNKSLDAQVPEEASSSGLDNGPASSANENGAEPGVSQSDSENKDPSSNTGPEEVEFYPRKRGRPSKRFLRKKYKKYMNRNRYYKSLKPLLRPHNCRICGSRFLSQEDLRFHVDSHEGNDPERFKCLQCSYRCKRWSSLKEHMFNHEGTKPYKCEECDYSSVYRKDVIRHSAVHNKDKKKKTDMVIPDVSQVPRNTQFPCPVCSRVYPMQKRLTQHMKTHSTEKPHMCDKCGKSFKKRYTFKMHLLTHIQTYGNRFKCEFCEYTCDNKKLLLNHQLSHTTDKPFKCDYCKYSTTKEDFLVSHMAIKHTGEKPFSCDFCHFMTKHKKNLRLHVQCRHPEAFDDWCRTHPEEPPRRRRPFFTLQQIEELKQQHDHTQGLQDTLRGPIVSVDSIELQAIQTIENQTVSPDSLENATIIYEHASDLSAQNALDLLLNMSNPRELVGSSLQVAVLKSEGEALEGAMGEAGVAGKPQKVVAFHVAEHGEALVREAFEAGAVEAGPDISQIAISAYQGGGDFSVVEQVGEEIHSTATVYSAEGGGGDPQAVVVSSGSLSGTLKEHKGKYYLTSGIGGGTVQQVELSSEDPGSPSPTTSPQQQLNSKRFSCRICMESFHGRSDMESHKRAHLDPNTFKCPDCPFIAPSWPDVKTHMAMHAYLRPHKCGHCSFASKNKKDLRRHMLTHTNEKPFACDVCGQRFNRNGHLKFHMERLHSQDPPTRKPRLALPQQAIIVNSDEEALATLQTLQAGQTVITPERLQQALGQEHIIVAQEQTLSDQEEATYIQQITTVDGQTVQHLVTAENQVTEVQYIISQDGVQHLIPQEYVVVSEGNHIQMQDGQIAHIQYDQDGAFLQEQQIALSHDGQIQYVPISSEQQIVSQEDLEAVAHSAVTAVADAAMAQAQTVYATEATPEQLEQMQQQGIQYDVITFTEE, from the exons ATGGACTCTGAGGAGAACGCGGTGGAAAGCAGCAGCGATGCGGGCCCCTCGGGTCTGGAGGAGCCCTCTGAGAGCGGGATGGGCATGGAGACGTCGGAGGCCATGTCGGCCGACAGCAGCGACACGGCGGCCGTACACGCCCTCACACCCGAGTCCGACTCCCACGTGGGGCAGAGCTCAGAGGGGCTTGTG GAGCTGATTCCAGAGACCAGCTCTAGCACAGATGTCAGAGGGATGATCCACCTCCCGGACTCCTCCTCCGTCGCCCAGTCGACCAGTGTGTCGAGCGTTTCCACGGTGACGCAGTCCATCCTGGTGTCGGAGTCCGCTCAGGTGTTGGTCCACTCCAGTGTGGTGTCGGACGGGGGGATGATCGTGTCAGACTCCACCGCATCCACGTCCTCAGACCTGGGCTCGGCCATCGATAAGATCATCGAGTCTACCATTGGGCCTGACATCATGAATG GCTGTATCGCGGTGACCAGCGCTGAGGACGGAGGAGCGGAGACCACCCAGTACCTGATCCTGCAGGGCCCTGATGACG gtgccCCCATGGTGTCCCAGATGTCCTCCTCTGCCCTGTCCAGCCGCATCACGATTGAGGCCCTGGGGGAGGGCCCCACGTCCACCTGCCTGGAGCAGTCCGAGCTAGGGGGGCGTCGGCGGGGGAGCCTGCCCGACCTCGAGGCCATGGACCCCGACCAGCCGGACCAGCCGGGGCACTCTGGGTACGTGGCGTGCAGCGCCGACAACTCGGGCCAGCACCACACGCACGGCTACGGCGACTGCGCCGGGGGCGACGACTCCAACCAATCGCAGCACTCCCAGTACGCCGAGTGCAGCGCCGGCCACTCCCACTACCTGGACCTGGTGCGCCAGGACGACCCCGGCGACTCCCGCTACATCGACTGCAGCGCCGACAACTCGGACCGGGCCCAGCGGTACGGGGCGTGCGTGACTGGGGCGGCGGACCAGCCCCAGTGCTCCCGCTACGCGGACTGCGGCGCGGACGCTCCCGACCAGACCCAGAACTCGCAGGACCGCGACGAGGCCTGCTGCTACATGGACTGCGGCGTGCCCCAGGGCTCCATCTACGGGGCGGGCCGGTCCCTGGACTGCCCCGACCAGCCCCAGCACTCCCACTACGCCGACTACGGGCCGGACCAGCAGGGCCAGTACATCGGCAGCACCGGGGAgtacgccccgccccccgggagGGAGGCCGTGCCCAACCGGGACCCCCAGGGCGGGCCGGGGGCCGAGGGGCCCTCGGAGGGCACCGGGCTGGCCGAGGCCCAGGGTAGCAACGAGGCGGAGGGGTCCGGACTGCCCGGGCCAATCCGGGACAGGCCCCCTAatctggaggagctggaggagatgaTGGAGGTGGTGGTAGTGCAGCAGTTCAAGTGCAAGATGTGCCCCTACAAGAGCATCTCCAAAGACACCCTGATCAACCACATGAGAGACAAACACTTCAGGCACACAG GTGCCCCGCCTCCGaagaaaagggggcgggggcggccgAGGCGGAGCGAATCGGCCGCCGCCCAGAAGGCTGAGGTGAAGACGGAGGAGCCcgctgaggaggaagaggatgacaTCATGGACGCCGGTGCCATTGATGATCCAGCAG ACGACAGCGACTACAACCCGGCCGATGAAGACTGCAGGGgtcgcccccccgccctcctgcgCAGCGTGCCCGCGTCCTCGTCCGGCACGGTGGAGCGCCCCCGGCGCAGGGTGGTGCGCCCCAGGAAGTTCCCCTACGCCGCGGGGGGGCGCGGCCACGCCCGAG GAATGGCTGCAGTGACCATGGAGGCGTCCGTGGGGAATAAGAGTTTGGACGCTCAGGTCCCGGAGGAGGCCAGCTCTTCTGGATTGGACAACGGGCCTGCGTCTTCCGCTAATGAAAACGGAGCTGAGCCAGGTGTCAGCCAATCGGATTCGGAGAACAAAGACCCTTCCTCAAACACGGGACCCGAGGAGGTCGAGTTTTACCCCAGGAAACGGGGACGGCCGTCCAAGCGCTTTCTCCGCAAGAAGTACAAGAAGTATATGAACCGCAA CAGGTACTACAAGTCCCTGAAGCCCCTGCTGAGGCCGCATAACTGCCGGATATGCGGCTCCCGCTTCCTCTCCCAGGAGGACCTCCGCTTCCACGTGGACTCGCACGAGGGCAACGACCCCGAGAGGTTCAAGTGCCTGCAGTGCAGCTACCGCTGCAAGCGCTGGTCCTCGCTCAAG GAGCACATGTTCAACCACGAGGGAACCAAGCCCTACAAGTGCGAGGAGTGTGACTACTCCAGCGTGTACAGGAAGGATGTCATACGCCACTCCGCCGTGCACAACAAAGACAA aaaaaagaaaacagacatg GTTATTCCGGATGTCTCGCAGGTCCCCAGGAACACGCAGTTCCCGTGCCCCGTGTGCAGCAGGGTCTACCCCATGCAGAAGCGCCTCACGCAGCACATGAAGACGCACAGCACCGAGAAGCCGCACATGTGCGACAAG tgtggaaAATCTTTCAAGAAACGCTACACTTTCAAGATGCATCTTCTTACTCACATCCAGACCTACGGAAACAG GTTCAAGTGTGAGTTCTGCGAGTACACCTGTGACAACAAGAAGCTCCTGCTCAACCACCAGCTCTCGCACACCACCGACAAGCCCTTCAAGTGCGACTACTGCAAGTATTCCACCACCAAGGAGGACTTCCTGGTGTCCCACATGGCCATCAAGCACACTG GAGAGAAGCCGTTCTCGTGCGACTTCTGCCACTTCATGACCAAGCACAAGAAGAACCTGCGTCTGCACGTGCAGTGCCGGCACCCCGAGGCTTTCGACGACTGGTGCCGCACGCACCCCGAGGAGCCGCCCAGACGCCGGCGGCCCTTCTTCACCCTCCAGCAGATCGAGGAGCTGAAGCAGCAGCACGACCACACCCAGGGCCTGCAGGACACGCTGCGAGGGCCAATC GTGTCTGTGGACTCCATCGAGCTCCAGGCGATCCAGACCATAGAGAATCAAACCGTTTCCCCGGACTCACTGGAGAATGCCACGATTATTTATGAACATG ccTCGGACCTGTCGGCTCAGAACGCCCTGGACCTGCTGCTGAACATGAGCAACCCGCGAGAGCTGGTGGGGAGCTCCCTGCAG GTGGCCGTGCTGAAATCGGAGGGGGAGGCTCTGGAGGGGGCCATGGGGGAGGCGGGCGTGGCGGGGAAGCCCCAGAAAGTGGTGGCCTTCCACGTGGCGGAGCACGGGGAGGCGCTGGTGAGGGAGGCCTTCGAGGCCGGGGCCGTGGAGGCGGGGCCAGACATCAGCCAGATCGCCATCAGCGCCTACCAGGGCGGCGGCGACTTCAGCGTGGTGGAGCAGGTCGGAGAGGAGATCCACAGCACCGCCACCGTCTACAG TGCGGAGGGAGGCGGCGGGGACCCCCAGGCCGTGGTGGTGAGCAGCGGCTCTCTCTCCGGGACCCTGAAAGAGCACAAGGGCAAATACTACCTGACCTCCGGGATCGGAGGAGGGACGGTgcagcaggtggag CTAAGCAGCGAGGATCCTgggtccccctcccccaccacctctcCCCAGCAGCAGCTCAACTCCAAGAGGTTCTCCTGCAGGATCTGCATGGAGTCCTTCCACGGCCGCTCTGACATGGAGAGCCACAAGAGGGCGCACTTGGACCCCAACACCTTCAAGTGCCCTGATTGTCCGTTCATCGCTCCCTCCTGGCCAGATGTCAAG ACTCACATGGCCATGCACGCCTACCTCCGGCCCCACAAGTGCGGCCACTGCAGCTTCGCCTCCAAGAACAAGAAGGACCTCCGGCGTCACATGCTCACCCACACCAACGAGAAGCCCTTCGCCTGCGACGTCTGCGgccagag gtttaaCCGTAACGGCCACCTGAAGTTCCACATGGAGAGGCTGCACAGCCAGGACCCGCCCACACGCAAGCCCCGCCTGGCCCTGCCCCAGCAGGCCATCATCGTCAACAGCGACGAGGAGGCGCTGGCCACCCTGCAGA ctcTGCAGGCGGGGCAGACGGTCATCACCCCCGAGCGGCTCCAGCAGGCCCTGGGCCAGGAGCACATCATCGTAGCCCAGGAGCAGACCCTCTCTGACCAG GAGGAGGCCACGTACATCCAGCAGATAACCACCGTGGACGGGCAGACGGTCCAGCACCTGGTCACTGCTGAGAACCAGGTGACGGAG GTTCAGTACATAATCTCCCAAGATGGCGTACAGCACCTCATCCCGCAAGAGTACGTGGTGGTGTCTGAGGGTAATCACATTCAG ATGCAGGATGGACAGATAGCTCACATTCAGTATGACCAGGACGGGGCTTtcctgcaggagcagcag ATTGCACTGAGCCACGACGGGCAGATCCAGTACGTTCCCATCAGCTCCGAGCAGCAGATCGTCAGCCAGGAGGACCTGGAGGCAGTTGCACACTCTGCAGTGACAG CGGTGGCGGACGCAGCCATGGCCCAGGCCCAGACGGTCTACGCCACTGAGGCCACGCCCGAACAGCTGGAGCAGATGCAGCAGCAGGGCATCCAGTACGACGTCATCACCTTCACAGAGGAGTAA
- the znf335 gene encoding zinc finger protein 335 isoform X8, which yields MDSEENAVESSSDAGPSGLEEPSESGMGMETSEAMSADSSDTAAVHALTPESDSHVGQSSEGLVELIPETSSSTDVRGMIHLPDSSSVAQSTSVSSVSTVTQSILVSESAQVLVHSSVVSDGGMIVSDSTASTSSDLGSAIDKIIESTIGPDIMNGCIAVTSAEDGGAETTQYLILQGPDDGAPMVSQMSSSALSSRITIEALGEGPTSTCLEQSELGGRRRGSLPDLEAMDPDQPDQPGHSGYVACSADNSGQHHTHGYGDCAGGDDSNQSQHSQYAECSAGHSHYLDLVRQDDPGDSRYIDCSADNSDRAQRYGACVTGAADQPQCSRYADCGADAPDQTQNSQDRDEACCYMDCGVPQGSIYGAGRSLDCPDQPQHSHYADYGPDQQGQYIGSTGEYAPPPGREAVPNRDPQGGPGAEGPSEGTGLAEAQGSNEAEGSGLPGPIRDRPPNLEELEEMMEVVVVQQFKCKMCPYKSISKDTLINHMRDKHFRHTGAPPPKKRGRGRPRRSESAAAQKAEVKTEEPAEEEEDDIMDAGAIDDPADDSDYNPADEDCRGRPPALLRSVPASSSGTVERPRRRVVRPRKFPYAAGGRGHARGMAAVTMEASVGNKSLDAQVPEEASSSGLDNGPASSANENGAEPGVSQSDSENKDPSSNTGPEEVEFYPRKRGRPSKRFLRKKYKKYMNRNRYYKSLKPLLRPHNCRICGSRFLSQEDLRFHVDSHEGNDPERFKCLQCSYRCKRWSSLKEHMFNHEGTKPYKCEECDYSSVYRKDVIRHSAVHNKDKKKKTDMVIPDVSQVPRNTQFPCPVCSRVYPMQKRLTQHMKTHSTEKPHMCDKCGKSFKKRYTFKMHLLTHIQTYGNRFKCEFCEYTCDNKKLLLNHQLSHTTDKPFKCDYCKYSTTKEDFLVSHMAIKHTGEKPFSCDFCHFMTKHKKNLRLHVQCRHPEAFDDWCRTHPEEPPRRRRPFFTLQQIEELKQQHDHTQGLQDTLRGPIVSVDSIELQAIQTIENQTVSPDSLENATIIYEHASDLSAQNALDLLLNMSNPRELVGSSLQVAVLKSEGEALEGAMGEAGVAGKPQKVVAFHVAEHGEALVREAFEAGAVEAGPDISQIAISAYQGGGDFSVVEQVGEEIHSTATVYSAEGGGGDPQAVVVSSGSLSGTLKEHKGKYYLTSGIGGGTVQQVELSSEDPGSPSPTTSPQQQLNSKRFSCRICMESFHGRSDMESHKRAHLDPNTFKCPDCPFIAPSWPDVKTHMAMHAYLRPHKCGHCSFASKNKKDLRRHMLTHTNEKPFACDVCGQRFNRNGHLKFHMERLHSQDPPTRKPRLALPQQAIIVNSDEEALATLQTALQAGQTVITPERLQQALGQEHIIVAQEQTLSDQEEATYIQQITTVDGQTVQHLVTAENQVQYIISQDGVQHLIPQEYVVVSEGNHIQMQDGQIAHIQYDQDGAFLQEQQIALSHDGQIQYVPISSEQQIVSQEDLEAVAHSAVTAVADAAMAQAQTVYATEATPEQLEQMQQQGIQYDVITFTEE from the exons ATGGACTCTGAGGAGAACGCGGTGGAAAGCAGCAGCGATGCGGGCCCCTCGGGTCTGGAGGAGCCCTCTGAGAGCGGGATGGGCATGGAGACGTCGGAGGCCATGTCGGCCGACAGCAGCGACACGGCGGCCGTACACGCCCTCACACCCGAGTCCGACTCCCACGTGGGGCAGAGCTCAGAGGGGCTTGTG GAGCTGATTCCAGAGACCAGCTCTAGCACAGATGTCAGAGGGATGATCCACCTCCCGGACTCCTCCTCCGTCGCCCAGTCGACCAGTGTGTCGAGCGTTTCCACGGTGACGCAGTCCATCCTGGTGTCGGAGTCCGCTCAGGTGTTGGTCCACTCCAGTGTGGTGTCGGACGGGGGGATGATCGTGTCAGACTCCACCGCATCCACGTCCTCAGACCTGGGCTCGGCCATCGATAAGATCATCGAGTCTACCATTGGGCCTGACATCATGAATG GCTGTATCGCGGTGACCAGCGCTGAGGACGGAGGAGCGGAGACCACCCAGTACCTGATCCTGCAGGGCCCTGATGACG gtgccCCCATGGTGTCCCAGATGTCCTCCTCTGCCCTGTCCAGCCGCATCACGATTGAGGCCCTGGGGGAGGGCCCCACGTCCACCTGCCTGGAGCAGTCCGAGCTAGGGGGGCGTCGGCGGGGGAGCCTGCCCGACCTCGAGGCCATGGACCCCGACCAGCCGGACCAGCCGGGGCACTCTGGGTACGTGGCGTGCAGCGCCGACAACTCGGGCCAGCACCACACGCACGGCTACGGCGACTGCGCCGGGGGCGACGACTCCAACCAATCGCAGCACTCCCAGTACGCCGAGTGCAGCGCCGGCCACTCCCACTACCTGGACCTGGTGCGCCAGGACGACCCCGGCGACTCCCGCTACATCGACTGCAGCGCCGACAACTCGGACCGGGCCCAGCGGTACGGGGCGTGCGTGACTGGGGCGGCGGACCAGCCCCAGTGCTCCCGCTACGCGGACTGCGGCGCGGACGCTCCCGACCAGACCCAGAACTCGCAGGACCGCGACGAGGCCTGCTGCTACATGGACTGCGGCGTGCCCCAGGGCTCCATCTACGGGGCGGGCCGGTCCCTGGACTGCCCCGACCAGCCCCAGCACTCCCACTACGCCGACTACGGGCCGGACCAGCAGGGCCAGTACATCGGCAGCACCGGGGAgtacgccccgccccccgggagGGAGGCCGTGCCCAACCGGGACCCCCAGGGCGGGCCGGGGGCCGAGGGGCCCTCGGAGGGCACCGGGCTGGCCGAGGCCCAGGGTAGCAACGAGGCGGAGGGGTCCGGACTGCCCGGGCCAATCCGGGACAGGCCCCCTAatctggaggagctggaggagatgaTGGAGGTGGTGGTAGTGCAGCAGTTCAAGTGCAAGATGTGCCCCTACAAGAGCATCTCCAAAGACACCCTGATCAACCACATGAGAGACAAACACTTCAGGCACACAG GTGCCCCGCCTCCGaagaaaagggggcgggggcggccgAGGCGGAGCGAATCGGCCGCCGCCCAGAAGGCTGAGGTGAAGACGGAGGAGCCcgctgaggaggaagaggatgacaTCATGGACGCCGGTGCCATTGATGATCCAGCAG ACGACAGCGACTACAACCCGGCCGATGAAGACTGCAGGGgtcgcccccccgccctcctgcgCAGCGTGCCCGCGTCCTCGTCCGGCACGGTGGAGCGCCCCCGGCGCAGGGTGGTGCGCCCCAGGAAGTTCCCCTACGCCGCGGGGGGGCGCGGCCACGCCCGAG GAATGGCTGCAGTGACCATGGAGGCGTCCGTGGGGAATAAGAGTTTGGACGCTCAGGTCCCGGAGGAGGCCAGCTCTTCTGGATTGGACAACGGGCCTGCGTCTTCCGCTAATGAAAACGGAGCTGAGCCAGGTGTCAGCCAATCGGATTCGGAGAACAAAGACCCTTCCTCAAACACGGGACCCGAGGAGGTCGAGTTTTACCCCAGGAAACGGGGACGGCCGTCCAAGCGCTTTCTCCGCAAGAAGTACAAGAAGTATATGAACCGCAA CAGGTACTACAAGTCCCTGAAGCCCCTGCTGAGGCCGCATAACTGCCGGATATGCGGCTCCCGCTTCCTCTCCCAGGAGGACCTCCGCTTCCACGTGGACTCGCACGAGGGCAACGACCCCGAGAGGTTCAAGTGCCTGCAGTGCAGCTACCGCTGCAAGCGCTGGTCCTCGCTCAAG GAGCACATGTTCAACCACGAGGGAACCAAGCCCTACAAGTGCGAGGAGTGTGACTACTCCAGCGTGTACAGGAAGGATGTCATACGCCACTCCGCCGTGCACAACAAAGACAA aaaaaagaaaacagacatg GTTATTCCGGATGTCTCGCAGGTCCCCAGGAACACGCAGTTCCCGTGCCCCGTGTGCAGCAGGGTCTACCCCATGCAGAAGCGCCTCACGCAGCACATGAAGACGCACAGCACCGAGAAGCCGCACATGTGCGACAAG tgtggaaAATCTTTCAAGAAACGCTACACTTTCAAGATGCATCTTCTTACTCACATCCAGACCTACGGAAACAG GTTCAAGTGTGAGTTCTGCGAGTACACCTGTGACAACAAGAAGCTCCTGCTCAACCACCAGCTCTCGCACACCACCGACAAGCCCTTCAAGTGCGACTACTGCAAGTATTCCACCACCAAGGAGGACTTCCTGGTGTCCCACATGGCCATCAAGCACACTG GAGAGAAGCCGTTCTCGTGCGACTTCTGCCACTTCATGACCAAGCACAAGAAGAACCTGCGTCTGCACGTGCAGTGCCGGCACCCCGAGGCTTTCGACGACTGGTGCCGCACGCACCCCGAGGAGCCGCCCAGACGCCGGCGGCCCTTCTTCACCCTCCAGCAGATCGAGGAGCTGAAGCAGCAGCACGACCACACCCAGGGCCTGCAGGACACGCTGCGAGGGCCAATC GTGTCTGTGGACTCCATCGAGCTCCAGGCGATCCAGACCATAGAGAATCAAACCGTTTCCCCGGACTCACTGGAGAATGCCACGATTATTTATGAACATG ccTCGGACCTGTCGGCTCAGAACGCCCTGGACCTGCTGCTGAACATGAGCAACCCGCGAGAGCTGGTGGGGAGCTCCCTGCAG GTGGCCGTGCTGAAATCGGAGGGGGAGGCTCTGGAGGGGGCCATGGGGGAGGCGGGCGTGGCGGGGAAGCCCCAGAAAGTGGTGGCCTTCCACGTGGCGGAGCACGGGGAGGCGCTGGTGAGGGAGGCCTTCGAGGCCGGGGCCGTGGAGGCGGGGCCAGACATCAGCCAGATCGCCATCAGCGCCTACCAGGGCGGCGGCGACTTCAGCGTGGTGGAGCAGGTCGGAGAGGAGATCCACAGCACCGCCACCGTCTACAG TGCGGAGGGAGGCGGCGGGGACCCCCAGGCCGTGGTGGTGAGCAGCGGCTCTCTCTCCGGGACCCTGAAAGAGCACAAGGGCAAATACTACCTGACCTCCGGGATCGGAGGAGGGACGGTgcagcaggtggag CTAAGCAGCGAGGATCCTgggtccccctcccccaccacctctcCCCAGCAGCAGCTCAACTCCAAGAGGTTCTCCTGCAGGATCTGCATGGAGTCCTTCCACGGCCGCTCTGACATGGAGAGCCACAAGAGGGCGCACTTGGACCCCAACACCTTCAAGTGCCCTGATTGTCCGTTCATCGCTCCCTCCTGGCCAGATGTCAAG ACTCACATGGCCATGCACGCCTACCTCCGGCCCCACAAGTGCGGCCACTGCAGCTTCGCCTCCAAGAACAAGAAGGACCTCCGGCGTCACATGCTCACCCACACCAACGAGAAGCCCTTCGCCTGCGACGTCTGCGgccagag gtttaaCCGTAACGGCCACCTGAAGTTCCACATGGAGAGGCTGCACAGCCAGGACCCGCCCACACGCAAGCCCCGCCTGGCCCTGCCCCAGCAGGCCATCATCGTCAACAGCGACGAGGAGGCGCTGGCCACCCTGCAGA cagctcTGCAGGCGGGGCAGACGGTCATCACCCCCGAGCGGCTCCAGCAGGCCCTGGGCCAGGAGCACATCATCGTAGCCCAGGAGCAGACCCTCTCTGACCAG GAGGAGGCCACGTACATCCAGCAGATAACCACCGTGGACGGGCAGACGGTCCAGCACCTGGTCACTGCTGAGAACCAG GTTCAGTACATAATCTCCCAAGATGGCGTACAGCACCTCATCCCGCAAGAGTACGTGGTGGTGTCTGAGGGTAATCACATTCAG ATGCAGGATGGACAGATAGCTCACATTCAGTATGACCAGGACGGGGCTTtcctgcaggagcagcag ATTGCACTGAGCCACGACGGGCAGATCCAGTACGTTCCCATCAGCTCCGAGCAGCAGATCGTCAGCCAGGAGGACCTGGAGGCAGTTGCACACTCTGCAGTGACAG CGGTGGCGGACGCAGCCATGGCCCAGGCCCAGACGGTCTACGCCACTGAGGCCACGCCCGAACAGCTGGAGCAGATGCAGCAGCAGGGCATCCAGTACGACGTCATCACCTTCACAGAGGAGTAA